The following proteins are co-located in the Pyricularia oryzae 70-15 chromosome 1, whole genome shotgun sequence genome:
- a CDS encoding dolichyl pyrophosphate Glc1Man9GlcNAc2 alpha-1,3-glucosyltransferase, translating into MATDIYPSIPQVALVAAALKILLFPAYKSTDFEVHRNWLAITHSLHPWQWYYERTSEWTLDYPPFFAYFEWVLSQVARLVDPAMLRIKNLEYDSWQTIYFQRWTVIVTELFLVYALQLFVDSTSGSHRRAAHAAAISILLSPALLIIDHIHFQYNGVMYGLLIASLSLARTKSGLLGSGFIFAALLCMKHIYAYLAPAYVVFLLRAYCLHPKSIFRIQFFNCLKLGGGILAIVVAAFGPFAVKGQMQQVLSRLFPFARGLCHAYWAPNVWAMYSFMDRVLIIAAPKLGLPVKSEALASVTRGLIGDSSFAVLPNITPRMCFVLTLVFQALPLARLFKKPTWDNFVGAVTLCGYASFLFGWHVHEKAILLVIIPFSLIALKDRRYLSAFRPLAVAGHVSLFPLLFTPAEFPIKTAYTVFWLILFLIVFDRLAPASSRPRFFLFDRLNTLYIAVSIPLIVYCSLVHQVVFDKSYEFLPLMFTSSYTAVGVFGSWIGFMVVYFAS; encoded by the exons ATGGCAACAGACATATATCCCTCCATTCCACAGGTTGCCCTTGTGGCGGCTGCGTTGAAGATTCTGTTATTTCCAGCATA CAAATCTACCGACTTCGAAGTTCACCGCAACTGGCTTGCTATAACACACAGTCTGCATCCTTGGCAATGGTACTATGAGAGGACTTCGGAATGGACTCTGGACTATCCGCCCTTCTTCGCCTACTTCGAATGGGTTCTCTCCCAGGTCGCAAGGCTGGTTGATCCGGCCATGTTGCGCATTAAGAACCTCGAGTATGACAGCTGGCAGACGATTTATTTTCAGAGATGGACCGTTATCGTTACCGAGTTGTTCTTGGTCTACGCGCTGCAACT GTTCGTCGACTCAACCTCGGGCTCACATAGGCGAGCGGCTCAtgccgccgcaatttcgatTTTGCTGTCCCCGGCTCTCCTGATCATCGATCATATACATTTCCAGTACAATGGAGTCATGTACGGTCTTCTTATTGCATCTCTGTCGCTCGCACGTACAAAATCCGGCCTTCTTGGCAGTGGATTTATCTTTGCGGCTTTGCTTTGCATGAAGCACATTTATGCATACCTTGCGCCGGCATACGTTGTTTTCCTACTGCGAGCGTACTGCCTCCATCCGAAGTCCATCTTTCGCATCCAGTTCTTCAACTGTTTGAAACTCGGCGGCGGAATCCTCGCCATTGTTGTTGCAGCCTTTGGTCCCTTTGCGGTTAAGGGGCAGATGCAGCAGGTATTGAGCCGGCTGTTCCCGTTCGCGAGGGGACTATGCCACGCCTACTGGGCCCCGAACGTCTGGGCCATGTATTCTTTTATGGACAGGGTTCTGATCATTG CTGCCCCGAAACTGGGCCTTCCCGTCAAGTCCGAGGCGCTCGCCAGTGTGACCCGCGGACTGATTGGGGACTCGTCATTTGCAGTTTTGCCAAATATCACACCGCGCATGTGCTTCGTGCTCACACTGGTCTTCCAAGCCCTTCCACTAGCCAGGCTCTTCAAGAAGCCAACGTGGGATAACTTTGTTGGTGCTGTGACGCTCTGCGGCTATGCGTCATTTCTGttcggttggcacgtccatGAAAAAGCCATCCTACTGGTCATCATACCCTTCAGTCTGATTGCGTTGAAGGATAGACGATATCTGAGTGCATTCCGCCCCTTGGCAGTCGCGGGTCATGTCTCCCTGTTCCCACTGCTCTTCACCCCAGCCGAGTTTCCCATCAAGACGGCCTACACTGTCTTTTGGTTGATTCTCTTCTTGATAGTCTTTGATCGTCTGGCGCCTGCGTCGAGCAGGCCgcgcttcttcttgttcgACAGGCTCAACACGCTCTACATTGCGGTCAGCATTCCCCTCATAGTGTATTGCTCGCTTGTACACCAGGTTGTATTCGACAAAAGCTACGAATTCTTACCGCTCATGTTTACCAGTTCTTACACGGCAGTCGGGGTATTTGGTAGCTGGATTGGGTTCATGGTTGTTTATTTCGCGTCTTGA
- a CDS encoding xaa-Pro dipeptidase, translating into MGVEHELVVVDEFDALSIELKRPNGSSSSSPSRAVSVEKYPAKTHARKVADKLGVDKGLIYLQGKPTTTYEDSDMEPPFRQRRYFYYMSGADFPNAHLTYDVATDQLLLWIPTRQPREELYLGRIPSREDCMSRLDVDDCRDVVQMTRFIAAHLKHHPGTTLFLLHSDQAPGLDDLPVQYAGRRLDIGRLRLAVDAARVIKTPFEIRQIRRANQVSSEAHRAVLRQIRHLRTEADVEAVFVAACRVRGARSQAYNPIAGAGANAATLHYVDNAAPLKGKQTLVLDAGCEWDCYASDITRTMPAAGRKFSPEAQTIYRIVEKMQNACIDLVRPGVSYLFIQATAQLVAIEEFLKIGLLVGDKAKIAASRVVSAFFPHGLGHHVGLETHDVRSERLLGYDKSSAALWRGKRLVMSVEQCDRVAELMVTARQQGADARDALAEGMVITIEPGIYFNRQYIEAFCSDVPERGSFINKSVLDRYYPVGGVRIEDDILVTADGYENLTTAPKGEEALRIINGDDVEADAVLV; encoded by the exons ATGGGAGTTGAGCATGAGCTTGTTGTGGTTGATGAGTTTGACGCCTT ATCAATCGAGTTGAAGAGACCGAATGGctcctcatcatcgtcaccctcgaggGCTGTTTCCGTCGAGAAGTATCCAG CCAAAACCCATGCTAGGAAGGTGGCCGACAAACTGGGGGTAGACAAGGGACTCATCTACCTCCAGGGCAAGCCAACAACAACGTACGAAGACTCGGATATGGAGCCACCCTTTCGTCAGAGGCGCTACTTCTACTACATGTCGGGCGCCGACTTTCCTAACGCCCACCTTACCTACGATGTCGCGACGGATCAACTGCTACTGTGGATCCCCACCCGCCAGCCAAGGGAGGAGCTGTACCTGGGCCGCATCCCGAGTCGGGAGGACTGCATGTCGCGCCTCGATGTCGATGACTGCCGGGACGTCGTCCAGATGACCCGCTTCATCGCCGCCCACCTCAAGCACCACCCGGGTACCACCCTCTTCCTGCTGCACTCGGACCAGGCTCCCGGCCTCGACGACTTGCCCGTCCAGTACGCCGGGCGCCGCCTCGACATTGGCCGCCTCCGcctcgccgtcgacgccgcccgCGTCATCAAGACGCCCTTTGAGATCCGCCAGATCCGTCGCGCCAACCAGGTCTCGAGCGAGGCCCACCGCGCCGTCCTCCGCCAGATTCGCCATCTGCGCACCGAGGCCGACGTTGAGGCTGTCTTCGTCGCCGCCTGCCGTGTCCGCGGCGCCCGCAGCCAGGCGTACAACCCCATCGCCGGCGCGGGTGCCAACGCCGCAACCCTGCACTACGTCGACAACGCCGCCCCGCTCAAGGGCAAGCAGACGCTGGTCCTCGACGCCGGCTGCGAGTGGGACTGCTACGCCAGCGACATCACGCGCACCATGCCTGCCGCGGGACGCAAGTTCTCGCCCGAGGCGCAGACCATCTACCGCATCGTGGAGAAGATGCAAAACGCCTGCATCGACCTGGTGCGGCCGGGCGTGTCGTACCTGTTCATCCAGGCCACGGCCCAGCTGGTGGCCATCGAGGAATTCCTCAAGATCGGTCTGCTAGTCGGGGACAAGGCCAAGATCGCGGCCTCAAGAGTCgtctcggccttcttcccgCACGGCCTGGGCCACCACGTCGGGCTGGAGACGCACGACGTCCGCTCCGAGAGGCTTCTCGGGTACGACAAGTCATCGGCGGCGCTATGGCGGGGTAAGAGACTTGTGATGAGCGTCGAGCAGTGTGACAGGGTCGCCGAGCTCATGGTGACGGCCCGGCAACAGGGCGCAGACGCGAGGGATGCATTGGCGGAAGGCATGGTGATAACCATTGAGCCAGGCAT ATACTTCAACCGGCAATACATTGAGGCCTTCTGCAGCGACGTGCCCGAGCGAGGCTCGTTCATCAACAAGAGCGTCCTAGATCGTTATTACCCAGTCGGAGGTGTCCGGATCGAGGACGACATTCTGGTCACGGCAGATGGCTACGAAAACCTCACTACTGCCCCCAAGGGTGAAGAGGCGCTGCGAATCATCAATGGGGACGACGTGGAGGCCGATGCGGTCCTGGTGTGA
- a CDS encoding CSN-1 has translation MATPHEKLLEYFTAMDAAGAVIVKDTPKLDLETYMQNYNGRTRYDRLMLIGQCSVVLCVDALKVAVAEAKRGKDVARYREAVDLLRQASPNEPEASLDRKWIDVTEKSNREETKRLEQELKGYKNNLVRESIRMGNEDLGKHLEEIGNLADAAEAYSRMRPDVSTSKQVADVGKHIIRVALQKRDWTAVNSSLNRIAGLQSQLSEDLGFPTYIRVMDGLANLGQERYKEAAAAFLKADHSAPASSYADAMSPNDVAIYGSLLSLATMDRVAIQTNVLENSSFRSFLELEPHLRRAITQFVNGRYSSCLEILESYRSDYLLDMHLQRHIPELFLQIRSKCISQYLLPFSCVTIASLDESFAIDGESIEEELVTMISNGILDARINSVDKLVTATAVKPRIQMQLAALKAAQQYETEAAERLRRMNILAAELEVKSNNKRGMTAADTEWEGSSSAMASVF, from the exons ATGGCGACTCCTCATGAGAAGCTCCTCGAGTACTTCACTGCCATGGACGCTGCCGGCGCTGTGATAGTCAAAG ATACGCCAAAGCTAGACCTGGAGACATACATGCAGAATTATAATG GGAGGACACGATATGATCGCTTGATGCTTATCGGACAATGTTCCGTTGTGCTCTGCGTCGACGCTCTCAAAGTTGCTGTAGCCGAAGCTAAACGCGGCAAGGATGTTGCTCGGTATCGAGAGGCTGTTGATCTCCTCCGTCAGGCTTCACCAAACGAGCCTGAGGCCAGCCTTGATAGAAAGTGGATTGATGTGACAGAAAAGTCCAACAGGGAAGAGACGAAGCGCCTTGAGCAGGAATTAAAGGGCTACAAAAACAACCTTGTCAGGGAAAGCATCCGG ATGGGCAATGAGGACCTTGGCAAACATCTTGAGGAAATCGGGAACCTTGCAGATGCTGCCGAAGCCTACTCACGAATGCGTCCCGACGTCAGCACCTCAAAGCAGGTGGCCGATGTCGGCAAACACATAATCCGTGTTGCCCTTCAGAAGCGCGACTGGACTGCCGTGAATTCCAGCCTTAACAGGATCGCAGGTCTTCAAAGCCAACTCAGCGAGGATCTCGGATTCCCAACATACATCAGAGTTATGGATGGACTTGCAAATCTTGGCCAGGAGAGGTACAAGGAGGCCGCTGCAGCCTTTCTCAAGGCTGACCATTCGGCGCCTGCCTCATCGTACGCCGATGCCATGAGCCCAAATGACGTTGCCATCTACGGCAGTCTTTTGTCGCTGGCCACCATGGATCGCGTTGCTATCCAGACTAACGTGCTGGAGAACAGTTCGTTCCGGTCCTTTCTGGAGCTGGAGCCACACCTGAGGCGAGCAATCACGCAGTTCGTGAATGGCAGGTACTCGTCATGCTTGGAGATATTGGAGAGCTACCGCAGCGACTACCTACTCGATATGCACTTGCAGAGGCATATTCCAGAGCTGTTTCTCCAGATTCGGAGCAAATGCATATCACAGTACCTACTCCCATTCTCATGCGTTACTATCGCAAGTCTCGACGAGTCGTTTGCTATAGACGGCGAGTCTATAGAAGAGGAGCTGGTTACTATGATTAGCAATGGTATTCTCGATGCTAGGATCAATAGTGTGGACAAG CTCGTGACGGCCACGGCCGTGAAGCCCAGGATCCAAATGCAGCTCGCGGCATTGAAGGCGGCACAGCAGTATGAGACAGAGGCAGCAGAGAGGCTGAGGCGGATGAACATTTTGGCCGCCGAACTCGAGGTCAAGAGCAACAACAAACGGGGCATGACTGCGGCCGATACTGAGTGGGAAGGCAGTTCTTCAGCGATGGCATCCGTATTTTGA